A DNA window from Elephas maximus indicus isolate mEleMax1 chromosome 17, mEleMax1 primary haplotype, whole genome shotgun sequence contains the following coding sequences:
- the DCTN1 gene encoding dynactin subunit 1 isoform X3 produces the protein MSAEASARPLRVGSRVEVIGKGYRGTVAYVGATLFATGKWVGVILDEAKGKNDGTVQGRKYFTCDEGHGIFVRQSQIQIFEDGADTTSPETPDSSASKVLKREGTDAAAKTSKLPTRPASTGVAGASSSLGPSGSASAGELSSSEPSTPAQTPLAAPIIPTPVLTSPGAAPPLLSPSKEEEGLRAQVRDLEEKLETLRLKRAEDKAKLKELEKHKIQLEQVQEWKSKMQEQQADLQRRLKEARKEAKEALEAKERYMEEMADTADAIEMATLDKEMAEERAESLQQEVEALKERVDELTTDLEILKAEIEEKGSDGAASSYQLKQLEEQNARLKDALVRMRDLSSSEKQEHVKLQKLMEKKNQELEVVRQQRERLQEELSQAESTIDELKEQVDAALGAEEMVEMLTDRNLNLEEKVRELRETVGDLEAMNEMNDELQENARETELELREQLDMAGARVREAQKRVEAAQETVADYQQTIKKYRQLTAHLQDVNRELTNQQEASVERQQQPPPETFDFKIKFAETKAHAKAIEMELRQMEVAQANRHMSLLTAFMPDSFLRPGGDHDCVLVLLLMPRLICKAELIRKQAQEKFELSENCSERPGLRGAAGEQLSFAAGLVYSLSLLQATLHRYEHALSQCGVDVYKKVGSLYPEMSAHERSLDFLIELLHKDQLDETVNVEPLTKAIKYYQHLYSIHLAEQPEDCTMQLADHIKFTQSALDCMSVEVGRLRAFLQSGQEASDIALLLRDLETSCSDTRQFCKKIRRRMPGTDAPGIPAAVAFGAQVSDTLLDCRKHLTWVVAVLQEVAAAAAQLIAPLAENEGLPVATLEELAFKANEQIYGSSSSTPYECLRQSCSVLISTMNKLATAMQEGEYDAERPPSKPPPVELRAAALRAEITDAEGLGLKLEDRETVIKELKKSLKIKGEELSEANVRLSLLEKKLDSAAKDADERIDRVQTRLEETQALLRKKEKEFEETMDALQADIDQLEAEKAELKLRLNSQSKRTIEGLRGPPPSGIATLVSGIAGAGAPGQAPGSVAGPGLVKDSPLLLQQISAMRLHISQLQHENSVLKGAQMKAALAALPPLHVAKVSLPPHEGPGGDIVAGALYRKTSQLLETLNQLSTHTHVVDITRTSPAAKSPSAQLLEQVAQLKSLSDTIEKLKDEVFKETVSQRPGATVPTDFATFPSSAFLRAKEEQQEDTVYVGKVTFSCAAGLGQRHRLVLTQEQLRRLHGRLIS, from the exons ATGAGCGCAGAGGCAAGCGCCCGGCCTCTGCGAGTGGGCTCCCGTGTGGAGGTGATTGGAAAAGGCTACCGAGGCACTGTTGCCTATGTTGGAGCCACACTCTTCGCCACTGGCAAATGGGTAGGCGTGATCCTGGATGAAGCAAAGGGCAAGAATGATGGAACCGTCCAAGGCAGGAAGTACTTCACATGTGATGAAGGGCATGGTATCTTTGTGCGCCAGTCCCAG ATCCAGATATTTGAAGATGGAGCAGACACCACTTCCCCAGAGACACCAGATTCTTCTGCCTCAAAGGTCCTCAAAAGAG AGGGAACTGATGCAGCTGCAAAGACCAGCAAACTG CCCACTCGCCCAGCCAGCACTGGGGTGGCTGGGGCCAGTAGCTCCCTGGGCCCCTCTGGCTCAGCATCTGCAGGTGAGCTGAGCAGCAGCGAGCCCAGCACCCCAGCTCAGACTCCGCTGGCAGCACCCATCATCCCCACGCCGGTCCTCACCTCCCCTGGAGCAGCCCCCCCACTTCTGTCCCCCTCCAAG gaggaggaggggctgcGAGCCCAGGTGCGGGATCTGGAGGAGAAGCTGGAGACCCTGCGTCTGAAACGGGCAGAAGACAAGGCAAAgctgaaagagctggagaaacacAAGATCCAGTTGGAGCAGGTGCAGGAATGGAAGAGCAAAATGCAGGAGCAGCAGGCGGACCTGCAGCGGCGCCTCAAGGAGGCGCGGAAG GAAGCCAAGGAGGCGCTGGAGGCAAAGGAGCGCTACATGGAGGAGATGGCTGACACTGCCGATGCCATCGAGATGGCCACTCTGGACAAGGAGATGGCTGAAGAGCGGGCTGAATCCTTGCAGCAGGAGGTGGAGGCACTGAAGGAGCGGGTGGACGAGCTCACCACTGACTTAGAGATCCTCAAGGCTGAGATTGAAGAGAAGG GCTCAGATGGGGCTGCGTCCAGTTACCAGCTCAAGCAGCTCGAGGAGCAGAATGCCCGCCTAAAGGATGCCCTGGTGAG GATGCGggatctttcttcctcagagaagcAGGAGCATGTGAAGCTCCAGAAACTCATGGAAAAGAAGAACCAAGAGTTGGAAGTTGTGAGGCAACAGCGAGAGCGTCTACAGGAGGAGCTGAGCCAGGCAGAGAGCACCATTGATGAGCTTAAGGAGCAG GTGGATGCTGCTCTGGGAGCCGAGGAGATGGTGGAGATGCTGACAGACCGGAACCTGAATCTGGAAGAGAAAGTGCGGGAGTTGAGAGAGACCGTGGGGGACTTG GAAGCAATGAATGAGATGAATGATGAGCTACAGGAGAACGCGCGTGAGACAGAACTGGAGCTGCGGGAGCAGCTGGACATGGCAGGTGCCCGGGTGCGCGAGGCCCAGAAACGCGTGGAGGCAGCCCAGGAGACAGTTGCAGACTACCAGCAAACCATCAAGAAATACCGCCAGCTGACTGCCCACCTACAG GATGTGAATCGGGAGCTGACAAACCAGCAGGAAGCATCTGTGGAAAGGCAGCAGCAGCCACCTCCAGAGACTTTTGACTTCAAAATCAAGTTTGCTGAGACTAAGGCCCATGCTAAG GCAATTGAGATGGAGTTGAGGCAGATGGAGGTGGCCCAGGCCAACCGGCACATGTCCCTGCTGACAGCCTTCATGCCCGACAGCTTCCTTCGGCCAGGTGGGGACCATGACTGTGTCCTGGTGCTGCTGCTCATGCCCCGTCTCATTTGCAAG GCCGAGTTGATCCGGAAACAGGCCCAGGAGAAGTTTGAACTAAGTGAAAACTGTTCAGAGCGGCCTGGGCTGCGAGGAGCTGCGGGGGAACAGCTCAGTTTTGCTGCTGGGCTGGTGTACTCGCTGAGCCTGCTGCAGGCCACACTACACCGCTACGAGCA TGCCCTCTCTCAGTGTGGTGTGGATGTGTATAAGAAGGTGGGTAGCCTGTACCCTGAGATGAGTGCCCATGAGCGCTCCTTGGATTTCCTCATTGAGCTGCTGCACAAGGATCAGCTGGACGAGACAGTTAACGTGGAGCCTCTCACCAAGGCCATCAAGTACTACCAG CATCTGTATAGCATCCACCTTGCCGAACAGCCTGAGGACTGTACCATGCAGCTGGCCGACCACATTAAG TTCACCCAGAGTGCCCTGGACTGCATGAGCGTGGAGGTGGGACGGCTGCGTGCCTTTCTGCAA AGTGGGCAGGAGGCTTCAGATATCGCCCTCCTGCTCCGGGACCTGGAAACATCGTGCAGCGACACCCGCCAGTTCTGTAAGAAGATCCGGAGGCGGATGCCAGGGACGGATGCTCCTGGGATTCCAGCTGCTGTGGCCTTTGGAGCACAG GTATCTGACACACTCCTAGACTGCAGGAAACACCTGACGTGGGTGGTGGCCGTGCTGCAGGAGGTGGCAGCTGCTGCCGCCCAGCTCATTGCCCCGCTGGCAGAGAACGAGGGGCTGCCTGTAGCTACCCTGGAGGAGCTGGCTTTCAAAGCAAATGAGCAG ATCTACGGGAGCTCCTCTAGCACCCCCTATGAGTGTCTGCGCCAGTCGTGCAGCGTCCTCATCAGCACAATGAACAAGCTGGCCACAGCCATGCAGGAGGGGGAGTACGACGCCGAGCGGCCCCCCAGCAAG CCTCCCCCGGTTGAGCTGCGGGCCGCTGCCCTTCGTGCCGAGATCACGGATGCTGAAGGCCTGGGCTTGAAGCTCGAAGATCGAGAGACGGTTATCAAGGAGCTGAAGAAGTCACTCAAGATCAAG GGAGAAGAACTGAGTGAGGCCAATGTACGGCTCAGCCTCCTGGAGAAGAAGCTGGACAGTGCTGCCAAAGATGCGGACGAGCGGATCGACAGAGTCCAGACTCGGCTAGAGGAGACCCAGGCGCTGCTGCGGAAGAAGGAGAA AGAATTTGAGGAGACGATGGATGCTCTCCAGGCTGACATCGACCAGCTGGAAGCAGAGAAGGCGGAGCTAAAGCTGCGACTGAACAGCCAGTCCAAGCGCACCATCGAGGGGCTCCGGGGACCCCCTCCCTCAGGCATAGCTACCCTCGTTTCTGGCATCGCTGGTG CAGGAGCCCCTGGGCAGGCTCCGGGCTCCGTGGCAGGCCCAGGCCTGGTGAAGGACTCACCACTGCTGCTTCAGCAAATCTCTGCCATGAGGCTGCACATCTCCCAGCTCCAGCATGAGAACAGCGTCCTCAAG GGAGCCCAGATGAAGGCAGCCTTGGCAGCCCTACCCCCTTTGCATGTGGCAAAGGTGTCCCTCCCACCTCACGAAGGCCCTGGCGGTGATATAGTAGCTGGAGCACTCTATCGTAAGACCAGCCAGCTGCTGGAGACACTGAATCAGCTGAGCACGCACACCCACGTGGTAGACATCACCCGCACCAGCCCCG CTGCCAAGAGCCCATCGGCCCAGCTCCTGGAGCAGGTGGCTCAGCTCAAGTCCCTAAGTGACACCATCGAGAAGCTCAAG GATGAGGTCTTCAAGGAGACGGTATCTCAGCGCCCTGGAGCCACAGTCCCCACTGACTTTGCCACCTTCCCTTCCTCAGCCTTCCTCAGG GCCAAGGAGGAGCAGCAGGAAGACACAGTCTACGTGGGCAAAGTGACCTTCTCATGTGCAGCTGGCCTTGGACAGCGACACCGGCTGGTGCTGACCCAGGAGCAGCTGCGCCGGCTTCACGGCCGCCTCATCTCCTGA